The proteins below are encoded in one region of Oncorhynchus gorbuscha isolate QuinsamMale2020 ecotype Even-year linkage group LG01, OgorEven_v1.0, whole genome shotgun sequence:
- the LOC124025096 gene encoding complement C1q-like protein 2 isoform X1, whose product MVLALIIAIPLLVQASKTDAHYEMMGTCRMICDPYNPKPSANALEVMQDLSVIPPPAFSHGTKGEPGRPGKPGPRGPPGEPGPPGPRGPPGDRGDSGKPGYPGHATGETAEGTVSSDRTENAEGLESAIGGTKIAFYVGLKNPHEGYEVLRFDDVVTNLGNHYDPSTGKFTCQVSGIYYFTYHVLMRGGDGTSMWADLCRNGQVRASAIAQDADQNYDYASNSVVLHLDSGDEIYIKLDGGKAHGGNNNKGVTAGVTAGVCGVDGWRWMSYWEQRPALPRH is encoded by the exons ATGGTGTTAGCTCTTATCATAGCGATACCGCTTCTAGTCCAAGCGTCCAAGACAGACGCGCACTACGAGATGATGGGCACCTGTCGGATGATATGTGATCCATACAACCCCAAACCCAGCGCCAATGCTCTGGAAGTCATGCAGGACCTGAGCGTCATACCACCCCCGGCGTTCTCGCATGGGACTAAAGGCGAGCCGGGTCGGCCAGGGAAACCCGGACCGAGAGGTCCGCCCGGCGAACCGGGTCCACCAGGTCCAAGAGGACCGCCGGGGGATAGGGGGGACTCGGGGAAACCGGGATATCCCGGGCATGCCACTGGAGAGACGGCGGAGGGGACTGTGAGCAGTGACAGGACCGAAAATGCCGAGGGCCTAGAGTCCGCAATTGGCGGCACAAAAATAGCCTTTTACGTGGGTCTGAAAAACCCCCACGAGGGATACGAGGTGCTAAGGTTCGATGACGTGGTAACAAATCTAGGGAACCATTACGACCCGTCTACCGGCAAGTTCACGTGCCAAGTGTCCGGGATATACTACTTTACATACCATGTATTAATGCGCGGGGGCGACGGGACAAGCATGTGGGCAGATTTGTGCAGAAACGGACAG GTCCGCGCCAGTGCGATAGCCCAGGACGCAGACCAGAACTATGACTATGCCAGCAACAGTGTAGTGCTTCACCTAGACTCCGGGGACGAGATCTACATCAAGCTGGACGGAGGAAAGGCGCATGGGGGAAACAACAACAA GGGTGTTACTGCCGGTGTCACTGCCGGTGTCTGTGGTGTGGACGGTTGGAGATGGATGTCTTACTGGGAACAGCGGCCTGCATTACCTCGACACTGA
- the LOC124025096 gene encoding complement C1q-like protein 2 isoform X2 has protein sequence MVLALIIAIPLLVQASKTDAHYEMMGTCRMICDPYNPKPSANALEVMQDLSVIPPPAFSHGTKGEPGRPGKPGPRGPPGEPGPPGPRGPPGDRGDSGKPGYPGHATGETAEGTVSSDRTENAEGLESAIGGTKIAFYVGLKNPHEGYEVLRFDDVVTNLGNHYDPSTGKFTCQVSGIYYFTYHVLMRGGDGTSMWADLCRNGQVRASAIAQDADQNYDYASNSVVLHLDSGDEIYIKLDGGKAHGGNNNKYSTFSGFILYPD, from the exons ATGGTGTTAGCTCTTATCATAGCGATACCGCTTCTAGTCCAAGCGTCCAAGACAGACGCGCACTACGAGATGATGGGCACCTGTCGGATGATATGTGATCCATACAACCCCAAACCCAGCGCCAATGCTCTGGAAGTCATGCAGGACCTGAGCGTCATACCACCCCCGGCGTTCTCGCATGGGACTAAAGGCGAGCCGGGTCGGCCAGGGAAACCCGGACCGAGAGGTCCGCCCGGCGAACCGGGTCCACCAGGTCCAAGAGGACCGCCGGGGGATAGGGGGGACTCGGGGAAACCGGGATATCCCGGGCATGCCACTGGAGAGACGGCGGAGGGGACTGTGAGCAGTGACAGGACCGAAAATGCCGAGGGCCTAGAGTCCGCAATTGGCGGCACAAAAATAGCCTTTTACGTGGGTCTGAAAAACCCCCACGAGGGATACGAGGTGCTAAGGTTCGATGACGTGGTAACAAATCTAGGGAACCATTACGACCCGTCTACCGGCAAGTTCACGTGCCAAGTGTCCGGGATATACTACTTTACATACCATGTATTAATGCGCGGGGGCGACGGGACAAGCATGTGGGCAGATTTGTGCAGAAACGGACAG GTCCGCGCCAGTGCGATAGCCCAGGACGCAGACCAGAACTATGACTATGCCAGCAACAGTGTAGTGCTTCACCTAGACTCCGGGGACGAGATCTACATCAAGCTGGACGGAGGAAAGGCGCATGGGGGAAACAACAACAAGTACAGCACTTTTTCCGGTTTCATTTTGTATCCAGACTAA